One window of the Thermodesulfomicrobium sp. WS genome contains the following:
- a CDS encoding FAD-dependent oxidoreductase: MEHVHISGNENGVRLESRILEERIQQAVTAGARRLTIEAFGQHGIGGRLWVSATEPVQVTVTGHAGQRLGSFGFPGTTIEVMGPASDDTGWLNAGAHIIVHGNAGNGTANAMAQGKLWVAGHIGARGMTMTKHNPRFAPPELWVLGGVGDYFAEFMAGGIAVVCGVDAPDPEQVLGYRPCVGMVGGRIFYRGPEQWVSPPDAKHVPLGDEDWQWLRAGLADFLERIGRSDLLPKLAGRADWHLVVARSPQEKLTKKRRSMSEFRAQVWDGELGRGGLIGDLTTLDRSPIGYIVTDELRRMVPVWENCKYLPPCQSSCPTGIPVRERWAFIRAGRMDEAVNLALRFTPFPATVCGYLCPNLCMQGCTRNLDRMAPVDVRLLGRASEKAGMPELPPITGASVAIVGGGPAGISAAWQLRLLGHNPVVYDREEQLGGKLSAAIPESRIPRAVLEAELARARQVIGHVQLQTPLTPEEFQSIRQRHDFVILATGASMPRTLPVPGKERLITALDFLKAAKRGAAQVGRRVVIIGAGNVGCDVATEAARLGATDITLIDVQKPASFGKEREEAERAGARFLWPCFTKEITAEGVLLTDGRLLPADTVIVSIGDAPDLSAIPEDIARERGFVTVNQFGQTTDPRVFAIGDVVRLGLLTQAIGDGRRVAETIDGIHRGTRPLSDTAEIADAQALRHEVMDPGNLLSETIDTTRMHLAYFDPRRASFGSVEECASECASCGLCRDCGTCEAICPRGAISRQSLPDGGFAMVSDPKRCIGCGFCADSCPCGIWHMVPNTPMG, from the coding sequence ATGGAACACGTGCACATCTCTGGAAACGAAAACGGCGTCCGCCTGGAGTCCCGCATCCTGGAGGAACGCATCCAACAGGCCGTGACCGCCGGGGCCCGGCGCCTCACCATCGAGGCCTTCGGCCAGCATGGCATCGGCGGGCGGCTTTGGGTCTCGGCCACCGAACCCGTGCAGGTCACGGTCACCGGGCATGCGGGCCAGCGTCTGGGCTCCTTTGGTTTCCCCGGCACCACCATCGAAGTCATGGGCCCGGCCTCGGACGATACCGGCTGGCTCAACGCCGGCGCCCATATCATCGTCCACGGCAACGCCGGCAACGGCACGGCCAATGCCATGGCCCAGGGCAAGCTCTGGGTGGCCGGGCACATCGGCGCCCGCGGCATGACCATGACCAAACACAACCCCCGCTTTGCCCCGCCCGAGCTGTGGGTGCTCGGCGGGGTGGGCGACTATTTCGCCGAATTCATGGCCGGCGGCATCGCCGTGGTGTGCGGCGTGGATGCCCCGGACCCGGAGCAGGTGCTCGGATACCGGCCCTGCGTGGGCATGGTGGGCGGGCGCATCTTCTACCGCGGCCCCGAACAATGGGTGAGCCCGCCGGACGCCAAACATGTGCCCCTGGGCGACGAGGACTGGCAGTGGTTGCGCGCCGGACTTGCGGACTTTCTGGAGCGCATCGGCAGAAGCGATCTGCTGCCCAAGCTTGCCGGTCGTGCGGATTGGCACCTGGTGGTGGCGCGCTCGCCCCAGGAAAAACTCACCAAGAAACGCCGCTCCATGAGCGAATTCCGCGCCCAGGTGTGGGACGGAGAACTGGGCCGCGGCGGACTCATCGGCGACCTCACCACCCTGGACCGCTCCCCCATCGGCTACATCGTCACCGACGAACTCCGGCGCATGGTGCCGGTGTGGGAAAACTGCAAATACCTACCGCCCTGCCAGTCCAGCTGTCCCACGGGCATCCCGGTGCGGGAGCGCTGGGCCTTCATCCGCGCCGGCCGCATGGACGAGGCCGTGAACCTCGCCCTGCGCTTCACCCCCTTCCCGGCCACGGTGTGCGGCTATCTCTGCCCCAACCTGTGCATGCAGGGGTGCACCCGTAACCTGGACCGCATGGCCCCGGTGGACGTGCGGCTCCTCGGCCGGGCGAGCGAGAAGGCCGGCATGCCGGAGCTTCCCCCCATCACCGGGGCCTCGGTGGCCATCGTCGGCGGCGGCCCTGCGGGCATTTCCGCGGCCTGGCAGCTGCGCCTGCTGGGACACAATCCTGTGGTCTACGACCGCGAAGAACAGTTGGGCGGAAAACTCAGCGCCGCCATCCCCGAAAGCCGCATCCCCCGCGCCGTGCTGGAGGCGGAGCTGGCGCGCGCCCGCCAGGTCATCGGTCACGTACAACTGCAAACACCACTGACCCCGGAGGAGTTCCAGTCCATCCGTCAACGCCACGACTTCGTGATCCTGGCCACCGGCGCAAGCATGCCGCGCACCCTGCCGGTACCCGGCAAAGAGCGTCTGATCACGGCCCTGGACTTCCTCAAGGCAGCCAAGCGCGGCGCCGCCCAGGTGGGCCGGCGCGTGGTGATCATCGGCGCCGGCAACGTCGGCTGCGACGTGGCCACCGAGGCGGCCCGCCTGGGGGCCACGGACATCACCCTCATCGACGTGCAAAAACCCGCCTCCTTCGGCAAGGAGCGGGAAGAGGCCGAGCGCGCCGGGGCCCGCTTCCTGTGGCCGTGCTTCACCAAGGAGATCACGGCGGAAGGCGTGCTGCTCACCGACGGTCGGCTGCTGCCTGCGGACACGGTCATCGTGTCCATCGGCGACGCCCCGGATCTCTCGGCCATCCCCGAAGACATCGCCCGCGAACGCGGCTTTGTCACGGTCAACCAGTTCGGCCAGACCACGGACCCGCGGGTCTTCGCCATCGGCGACGTGGTGCGCCTGGGCCTGCTCACCCAGGCCATCGGCGACGGCCGGCGTGTGGCCGAGACCATCGACGGCATCCACCGCGGCACCCGCCCCCTGTCGGACACGGCAGAAATCGCCGACGCCCAGGCCCTGCGCCACGAGGTCATGGACCCCGGAAACCTCCTTTCCGAGACCATCGACACCACGCGCATGCACCTGGCCTACTTCGATCCGCGCCGCGCCAGCTTTGGATCCGTGGAGGAATGCGCAAGCGAGTGCGCCTCCTGCGGCCTGTGCCGGGACTGCGGCACCTGCGAAGCCATCTGCCCACGCGGGGCCATCTCCCGCCAGAGCCTCCCCGACGGCGGTTTTGCCATGGTGAGCGATCCCAAACGCTGCATTGGCTGCGGGTTCTGCGCCGACTCCTGCCCTTGCGGCATCTGGCACATGGTCCCCAATACTCCCATGGGCTAG
- a CDS encoding DVU0524 family FlgM-associated protein has product MTISPFLVKNVLRTYDQQMDTGRRISRLKKFMSQRDAADSVSISQEAKRRLLVERVAREIVDNLVGSTSTNPVVQEIRQALDEEFGPGLVFRYPPDGDELEILRKDENGTPRAMTNGEKDRFMQRLWQITYHKVDATML; this is encoded by the coding sequence GTGACCATCAGTCCCTTTCTCGTCAAAAACGTGCTGCGCACCTATGACCAGCAGATGGACACCGGTCGGCGCATCTCGCGGCTCAAGAAGTTCATGAGCCAGCGTGACGCGGCCGACAGCGTCTCCATCTCCCAGGAGGCCAAGCGCCGCCTGTTGGTGGAACGGGTGGCACGGGAGATCGTGGACAACCTGGTGGGGTCCACCAGCACCAACCCTGTGGTGCAGGAAATCCGTCAAGCTTTGGACGAAGAATTCGGCCCAGGCTTGGTCTTTCGCTATCCCCCGGACGGCGACGAGTTGGAAATCCTGCGCAAAGACGAAAACGGCACGCCTCGTGCTATGACCAACGGCGAAAAAGACCGGTTCATGCAGCGCTTGTGGCAGATCACCTACCAC